Proteins from a genomic interval of Arthrobacter sp. CAN_C5:
- a CDS encoding DMT family transporter, with protein MSHHPRLPLVPGLLLAVGAGVAIPLQGRINGALGTQLADGAAAALVSFSTGLVLMVVITCALPRGRAGFRQIAPAVRERRFPPIYLAAGTVGAFFVFSQSLTIGVLGVALFTVAAVMGQTLSGLLADRAGIGPAGKRPLTLMRLIGTALAVASVVWAVSPRFGASGDVQSWLIPVLLPVAAGFLISFQQAMNGTAAVHYGTPITATLLNFVSGTSVLLVAWLIKVLVAGPGEALPTEWWYYLGGPLGCIFIGLGAVLVRSLGVLLTGLGMIAGQLVGSLVLDLVFPTSGTVVEVATVAGPLLTLVAIVLTTLPWPRRALRFR; from the coding sequence GTGTCACACCACCCCCGGCTTCCCCTCGTCCCCGGCCTGCTTCTCGCCGTCGGGGCTGGCGTAGCCATCCCCCTGCAGGGCAGGATCAACGGCGCACTCGGGACCCAGCTGGCCGACGGGGCCGCGGCAGCGCTGGTCAGTTTCAGTACGGGGCTCGTCCTGATGGTGGTCATCACCTGTGCGCTACCCCGGGGCAGGGCCGGTTTCCGTCAGATCGCTCCGGCGGTGCGGGAACGACGGTTCCCGCCCATCTACCTCGCCGCAGGCACCGTCGGTGCCTTCTTTGTCTTCTCCCAGTCCCTGACCATCGGCGTCCTGGGTGTGGCGTTGTTCACTGTCGCGGCGGTGATGGGCCAGACGCTCAGCGGCCTGCTCGCTGACCGGGCTGGCATTGGCCCGGCCGGCAAGCGGCCGCTGACGCTCATGCGGCTGATCGGTACCGCGCTAGCCGTCGCCTCGGTGGTGTGGGCAGTATCTCCCCGTTTTGGTGCTTCCGGTGACGTGCAGTCCTGGCTGATTCCGGTTCTGCTCCCGGTTGCCGCAGGGTTTCTCATCAGCTTCCAGCAGGCCATGAACGGCACCGCGGCCGTCCATTACGGGACTCCGATCACCGCCACCCTCCTGAATTTCGTCTCGGGCACGTCGGTACTGCTGGTCGCCTGGCTGATCAAGGTTCTGGTCGCCGGGCCGGGGGAGGCACTGCCCACCGAGTGGTGGTACTACCTGGGCGGCCCGCTCGGGTGTATCTTCATCGGGCTCGGCGCGGTCCTGGTCCGGAGCCTCGGCGTGCTCCTGACCGGGTTGGGAATGATCGCTGGACAACTGGTCGGATCGCTCGTCCTCGACCTCGTGTTCCCGACTTCGGGAACCGTGGTGGAAGTGGCCACGGTGGCCGGGCCCCTCCTGACCCTCGTCGCCATTGTGCTGACCACGCTGCCGTGGCCCCGGCGCGCGCTGCGCTTCCGCTGA
- a CDS encoding RNA-binding S4 domain-containing protein, translated as MSKSHDVDPTAADTIQISDDMIRLGQLLKLANLAEDGTQAKELIDHGLVKVNGAIEERRGAQLHPGDVVTVNGVSVRITSG; from the coding sequence ATGAGCAAATCCCACGACGTCGACCCCACCGCCGCCGACACCATCCAGATCTCGGATGACATGATCCGGTTGGGCCAACTCCTGAAGCTGGCAAACCTCGCTGAGGACGGTACGCAAGCCAAGGAACTCATCGATCATGGCCTGGTGAAGGTCAACGGGGCGATCGAGGAGCGCCGTGGCGCCCAACTGCACCCCGGCGACGTGGTGACCGTCAACGGTGTCTCGGTGAGAATCACCAGCGGCTGA
- a CDS encoding alpha/beta hydrolase — protein MTLSDTPHTSAEQATGPAWDPVVLWSRPEEERQGTALLVMFHGHLANEEDLMGLVDHLPADLTVASVRAPHAQGPGFTWFPLSQDTGYSVDLVTDSVARVAAWLDSVKSVHPSVSLLGFSMGMAVATTLLRHRPRDFTTVVGLSGFVVPADGSDFFHDDDVAAHPVPLFWGRDQDDPVITGDRIEFTHRWAVAHTSLTKVLYAGIGHSISVRELAHVKEFLELTVFGIEPQPSRG, from the coding sequence ATGACTCTTTCGGATACCCCCCACACATCAGCCGAGCAAGCCACCGGGCCGGCCTGGGATCCGGTAGTCCTGTGGTCCCGTCCCGAGGAGGAGAGGCAGGGGACCGCCCTGCTGGTGATGTTCCACGGGCACCTTGCCAACGAGGAAGACCTGATGGGCCTGGTGGACCACCTCCCCGCCGACCTGACCGTAGCCTCCGTCCGTGCCCCCCACGCGCAGGGACCCGGATTCACCTGGTTCCCCCTCAGCCAGGACACCGGGTACTCGGTGGACCTGGTCACTGACTCGGTCGCCCGGGTGGCCGCCTGGCTGGATTCGGTGAAGTCGGTGCACCCAAGCGTGTCCCTGCTCGGGTTCTCCATGGGGATGGCCGTAGCGACCACCCTGCTGCGCCACCGCCCCCGGGACTTCACCACCGTCGTCGGCCTGTCAGGTTTCGTGGTGCCCGCCGACGGAAGCGACTTCTTCCACGACGACGACGTCGCGGCCCACCCGGTGCCGCTGTTCTGGGGCCGGGACCAGGATGACCCGGTGATCACTGGGGACCGGATCGAGTTCACCCACCGCTGGGCTGTCGCGCACACCAGCCTCACCAAGGTGCTGTACGCGGGGATCGGCCACAGCATCAGCGTCAGGGAACTGGCGCACGTCAAGGAATTCCTTGAACTGACGGTGTTCGGAATCGAACCGCAACCTAGCCGGGGGTAA
- a CDS encoding SGNH/GDSL hydrolase family protein, with product MNRNLYQPPEPHPAGNATPHPWTRYVALGDSFTEGIGDPNPESVGGNRGWADRVAEELALSREDFAYANLAVRGRLLHQIVDQQVEPALALRPDLITISAGGNDLIRPGGDPDRLAEQLDSAVEQLSADHATVVLFTGPDARESVLGNFRSRTAIFNENLRIIAARHDALIADLWALRQLVDMQMWDGDRLHFSPLGHHTIAMMVLETLAVPHSLTPLKPQPLPHKSWRAARTEDLVWAKVYFVPWVLRRLRRQSAGDDILAKRPDAAPIFGPGMPPGAGG from the coding sequence ATGAACCGGAACCTGTACCAGCCACCGGAACCCCATCCCGCCGGAAACGCCACTCCCCACCCCTGGACGCGTTACGTTGCGCTGGGTGATTCATTCACCGAGGGAATCGGCGATCCGAACCCCGAGAGCGTCGGCGGCAACCGGGGCTGGGCCGACCGGGTGGCAGAGGAACTTGCCCTGAGCCGTGAGGACTTCGCGTATGCCAACCTCGCGGTCCGCGGGCGGCTCCTGCACCAGATTGTCGATCAGCAGGTGGAGCCCGCGCTGGCGTTGCGGCCGGACCTGATCACCATTTCGGCGGGCGGCAACGACCTGATCCGTCCGGGCGGCGATCCCGACCGGCTCGCCGAACAACTGGACAGCGCCGTCGAACAACTCAGCGCCGACCATGCGACGGTAGTGCTGTTCACCGGACCGGACGCGCGCGAGTCGGTCCTGGGGAACTTCAGATCCCGGACCGCCATCTTCAATGAAAACCTGCGGATCATCGCGGCGCGCCACGACGCGTTGATCGCCGACCTGTGGGCGTTGCGCCAACTGGTCGACATGCAGATGTGGGACGGGGACCGCCTGCATTTCTCTCCTCTGGGCCACCACACGATCGCGATGATGGTGCTGGAGACCCTCGCCGTGCCGCATTCCCTGACTCCACTGAAACCGCAGCCCCTGCCCCACAAGAGCTGGCGTGCAGCCCGTACAGAGGACCTCGTCTGGGCGAAGGTGTACTTCGTTCCCTGGGTGTTGCGCCGGCTCCGCCGCCAGTCGGCCGGTGACGACATACTGGCGAAGCGTCCGGATGCCGCGCCCATCTTCGGTCCGGGTATGCCGCCGGGCGCGGGCGGCTAG
- a CDS encoding homoserine O-acetyltransferase, translating to MHSRRDGTVQTRSLGPFTCETGGYLPELTLAYETWGTLNADASNAVLIQHALTGSSHVARGDSDEDGWWDQLVGPGKTIDTTRYFAVSINMLGGCYGSTGPASLDPDGVPWGSRFPFLTVRDSVRAEALLADALGIGTWHSVLGGSLGGARALEWALMYPDRVERCAVIACTASSSAEQIAFGQAQLAAIRLDPGFAGGDYYPGSGPTAGLGLARRIAHITYRSEPELEYRFGRAPQSPEVPFGSTDPAARGRYQVESYLDHQADKLVDRFDANSYVALTEALMGHDAARDRGSLHAAVQLARAQFFIAAVDSDRLYYPSQSQLLADALPGEVPVHLITSPIGHDAFLTEVSQLHDRLRDAFYS from the coding sequence ATGCATTCGCGCCGGGACGGGACGGTGCAGACCCGCAGCCTGGGCCCCTTCACCTGCGAGACCGGGGGATACCTCCCCGAACTCACCCTCGCCTACGAAACCTGGGGCACCCTCAACGCGGATGCCTCCAACGCGGTCCTGATCCAGCACGCACTGACGGGCAGCTCCCATGTCGCCCGGGGCGATTCGGACGAGGACGGCTGGTGGGACCAGCTGGTCGGCCCGGGCAAGACTATCGATACCACCAGGTACTTCGCCGTGTCGATCAACATGCTCGGCGGGTGCTACGGGTCCACCGGCCCCGCCAGCCTCGATCCCGACGGCGTCCCCTGGGGATCGCGGTTCCCGTTCCTGACGGTGCGGGATTCCGTGCGGGCCGAAGCGCTGCTGGCGGATGCACTGGGAATCGGGACCTGGCATTCGGTGCTTGGGGGGTCCCTGGGTGGGGCCAGGGCCCTCGAGTGGGCACTGATGTATCCGGATCGGGTGGAACGATGCGCAGTCATCGCGTGCACGGCGTCGAGCTCCGCGGAACAGATCGCCTTCGGCCAGGCCCAGCTCGCTGCCATCCGCCTGGACCCCGGGTTCGCCGGCGGCGACTACTACCCCGGCAGCGGGCCCACCGCGGGGCTGGGGCTGGCGCGACGGATCGCCCACATCACCTACCGGTCCGAACCCGAGCTTGAGTACCGGTTCGGCCGGGCACCCCAGAGTCCGGAGGTCCCCTTCGGCTCCACCGATCCGGCGGCCCGTGGCCGCTACCAGGTGGAGAGCTACCTTGATCATCAGGCTGACAAACTGGTGGACCGCTTCGACGCCAACAGCTATGTTGCCTTGACCGAAGCCCTGATGGGTCACGACGCGGCTCGCGATCGTGGCTCGCTGCACGCAGCGGTGCAGTTGGCGCGGGCGCAGTTCTTCATCGCCGCGGTGGACTCGGACCGGCTTTACTATCCCAGCCAGTCCCAGCTCCTGGCGGACGCGCTGCCCGGAGAGGTACCCGTGCACCTGATCACCTCACCGATCGGTCACGACGCGTTCCTCACCGAGGTCAGCCAGCTCCACGACAGGCTGCGGGACGCCTTCTACTCCTAG
- a CDS encoding VOC family protein, translating into MRLDHVSYACEPDGLVATAGRISAALGIEPVKGGVHPRFGTRNMIFPLLNGQYLEVVEVLNHPASDKAPFGQAVRARSEAGGGWMGWCVAVDDLAPFEERLGRSAVPGNRKFPDGQELTWQQIGIKGLIADPQVPYMLRWDDGTEALHPSHARPTSVRLDSLTIAGSPDRIAEWLGTPATDPLDGVAVRWVAPNGTPGVMSVTFEAASGLVEI; encoded by the coding sequence ATGCGCTTGGACCATGTCTCATATGCTTGTGAACCCGACGGCCTCGTAGCGACAGCGGGGAGGATTTCCGCTGCCCTGGGCATCGAACCGGTCAAGGGCGGTGTGCACCCCCGCTTCGGCACGCGGAACATGATTTTCCCTTTGCTGAATGGCCAATACCTTGAGGTGGTCGAGGTACTCAACCACCCCGCGTCAGACAAGGCGCCCTTCGGCCAGGCGGTCCGTGCGCGCTCCGAAGCCGGTGGAGGCTGGATGGGGTGGTGCGTCGCGGTCGACGACCTGGCCCCGTTTGAGGAGCGGCTCGGCCGCAGCGCGGTTCCCGGAAACCGCAAGTTCCCGGACGGACAGGAACTGACGTGGCAGCAGATCGGCATCAAGGGTTTGATCGCCGACCCCCAGGTTCCCTACATGTTGAGGTGGGATGACGGGACCGAGGCGCTGCACCCCTCGCATGCCCGCCCAACGTCGGTCCGGCTCGACTCGTTGACCATCGCCGGGTCACCCGATCGGATCGCCGAATGGCTGGGGACCCCCGCCACCGATCCGCTGGATGGTGTCGCGGTGCGCTGGGTGGCCCCGAACGGCACTCCCGGCGTGATGTCGGTGACCTTCGAGGCTGCCAGCGGCCTGGTTGAAATCTAG
- a CDS encoding CPBP family intramembrane glutamic endopeptidase, with the protein MPTDATHPPARPAPGAVGSASPGQRRRITAEIAIVLGLSLGQSAVYSVVNLLDKLSQAPLASQTTRLNPVLNDRQYFDLVYQLLGIFFALIPVFLVLFLLTEPGKSAFRTLGFTFSRPRVDFGLGFGLAVLIGAGTLGVYAGGRALGITTAIEPAALDAYWWTVPVLMLSALRHAVVEEVIVVGYLFHRLRQLGWSTPVIIVSSALLRGSYHLYQGFGPFIGNFIMGLIFGYAYTRTKRVMPLVIAHALLDIAGFVGFALFGSAIGIGD; encoded by the coding sequence ATGCCCACCGATGCCACCCACCCGCCCGCACGGCCCGCTCCCGGCGCCGTCGGGAGTGCCTCACCCGGCCAGCGCCGCCGGATCACCGCGGAGATCGCGATTGTCCTGGGACTGTCCCTTGGCCAGTCGGCGGTCTACTCGGTAGTGAACCTGCTCGACAAACTGAGCCAGGCTCCGCTGGCGTCCCAGACCACGCGGCTCAACCCCGTGCTCAACGACCGGCAGTATTTCGATCTCGTTTACCAGCTGCTGGGCATCTTCTTTGCCCTCATCCCGGTGTTCCTGGTGCTGTTCCTGCTCACGGAGCCCGGCAAATCGGCGTTCAGGACGCTGGGGTTCACCTTCAGTCGGCCCCGGGTCGACTTCGGGCTCGGTTTCGGCCTGGCCGTCCTGATCGGGGCGGGCACGCTGGGCGTGTACGCGGGCGGCAGGGCGCTGGGTATCACGACGGCGATCGAACCGGCGGCGCTCGACGCGTACTGGTGGACGGTGCCGGTGCTCATGCTGTCGGCACTGCGCCATGCGGTTGTCGAGGAGGTGATCGTGGTGGGGTATCTGTTCCACCGGCTGCGCCAGCTCGGATGGTCGACGCCGGTGATCATCGTCAGCAGCGCCCTGCTGCGCGGCAGCTACCACCTGTACCAGGGGTTCGGGCCGTTTATCGGCAACTTCATCATGGGGCTGATCTTCGGGTACGCCTACACCCGCACCAAACGGGTGATGCCGCTGGTAATTGCCCACGCGCTGCTGGACATTGCGGGTTTCGTTGGCTTTGCCCTCTTCGGGTCGGCGATCGGTATCGGCGACTAG
- a CDS encoding DeoR/GlpR family DNA-binding transcription regulator: protein MKRAERLTAILDLLSVASQVDVEEIVTKLKVSPATARRDLDSLAEQRLLTRTHGGASIEAVAYDLPGRYNRDAHADQKRAIAQAASDLIPKGAVIGLCGGTTSTAIASALSKRSDLMEPSTKPTLTVVTNAINIAAQLVVRPNFKIMVTGGIVNPRSYELVGSYADAVLQRVALDLAFVGVNGLDPVVGPTISDEGEAAVNAMVAKRATTAYVVADSSKIGTRCFATMTGYTFSNLITDSGITDAQRQSFEDHGTTVIVAPMVATE, encoded by the coding sequence ATGAAACGTGCAGAGCGGCTCACCGCCATCCTTGACCTTCTGTCTGTGGCCAGCCAGGTGGATGTCGAGGAGATCGTCACCAAGCTCAAGGTGTCACCGGCGACCGCCCGGCGGGACCTGGACAGCCTCGCGGAGCAGCGGCTGCTGACCCGTACCCACGGTGGCGCCAGCATCGAGGCCGTCGCCTACGACCTGCCCGGCCGCTACAACAGGGACGCCCACGCGGACCAGAAACGGGCCATCGCCCAGGCGGCAAGCGACCTCATTCCCAAGGGCGCGGTGATCGGGCTGTGCGGGGGGACCACCAGCACTGCGATCGCCTCGGCCCTGAGCAAGCGCAGCGACCTGATGGAACCGTCCACCAAGCCCACCCTCACGGTCGTGACCAACGCGATCAACATTGCAGCCCAGCTGGTGGTCCGGCCCAACTTCAAGATCATGGTCACCGGTGGGATCGTCAATCCGCGATCCTACGAGCTGGTGGGATCCTATGCCGACGCGGTGCTGCAGCGGGTAGCTCTGGACCTCGCGTTCGTCGGGGTGAACGGCCTGGACCCGGTCGTCGGCCCCACCATCAGTGATGAGGGGGAGGCGGCAGTTAACGCGATGGTCGCCAAGCGGGCAACCACCGCCTATGTGGTCGCGGACTCGTCGAAAATCGGCACCCGTTGCTTCGCCACCATGACCGGTTACACCTTCAGCAACCTGATCACCGACTCCGGGATTACCGACGCCCAGCGGCAGTCGTTCGAGGATCACGGCACCACGGTGATCGTGGCGCCGATGGTGGCCACCGAATAG
- a CDS encoding class II fructose-bisphosphate aldolase, whose translation MSLTPTRDLMAAAVAAGTGLGAFNVIHLETAEALVAGAEAAGLPVILQISENCVKYHRQLEPIALATLAIARSASVPVAVHLDHAEDPELALAAVDLGFGSVMYDGAALPFADNVATTSRVAAYARERGVYVEAELGQIGGKDGAHAPGVRTDPGEAAAFVTATGVDALAVAVGSSHAMTQRSAELDLVRIAALKSVLEVPLVLHGSSGVSDANLTAAIRAGMTKINVSTHLNQLATRAVRLYLEHNPSAVDPRKYLAAGRAAIEPETARLLTLFAAAGSAPGKGQAR comes from the coding sequence ATGAGCCTCACACCGACACGCGATCTGATGGCCGCTGCTGTTGCCGCCGGGACGGGCCTCGGCGCCTTCAACGTGATCCATCTGGAAACCGCCGAAGCGCTGGTGGCCGGCGCGGAGGCGGCGGGACTCCCGGTGATCCTGCAGATTTCCGAAAACTGCGTCAAATACCACCGGCAGCTGGAGCCGATCGCCCTGGCCACCCTCGCGATCGCCCGGTCGGCGAGCGTGCCGGTCGCCGTCCACCTCGACCACGCCGAGGACCCGGAGTTGGCCCTCGCCGCCGTTGACCTGGGTTTCGGGTCCGTGATGTACGACGGCGCCGCCCTGCCTTTCGCGGACAACGTCGCCACCACCTCGCGGGTCGCCGCCTATGCCCGGGAACGCGGTGTGTATGTCGAGGCCGAACTGGGACAGATCGGCGGGAAGGACGGCGCCCACGCGCCGGGAGTCCGCACCGACCCGGGGGAGGCCGCCGCCTTCGTGACGGCAACGGGCGTGGACGCCCTCGCCGTCGCCGTCGGCTCGTCCCACGCCATGACACAGCGCAGCGCCGAACTGGACCTGGTACGGATCGCAGCCCTGAAATCAGTCCTTGAGGTGCCGCTGGTGCTCCACGGGTCATCGGGGGTCTCCGACGCGAACCTCACCGCGGCAATCCGGGCCGGGATGACGAAGATCAATGTCTCAACCCACCTGAACCAGCTGGCCACCCGCGCCGTCCGCCTGTATCTCGAGCACAACCCGTCGGCGGTCGACCCGCGCAAGTACCTCGCTGCCGGACGTGCCGCCATCGAACCTGAGACGGCCCGGTTACTCACCCTTTTCGCCGCCGCGGGCTCAGCACCCGGGAAGGGGCAGGCACGATGA